In Mailhella massiliensis, a genomic segment contains:
- a CDS encoding protein jag — protein sequence MSESKEFLGKSLDAAIAEACAYYDVPREKLEIEIIEDAKTGIFGIVGARKAKIRARLATLPDFMQNPAAMPQDKPEKQEGRRRRNDRRREKSENTEAQPQKEETRENRRESRHEAEKDTAPAEKALPIPRPSAVPALNPQPAAPKEGADNREARSEEAGEAPRQRQPRQPRQSKNGSRKEAAPKNEEGDSLESTLPRVPLAELDQEKLTETTRTIISRLVAPVLDIEPEAVDLSLEIGEDRLQVSVKSEDTGLLIGRDGQNLAAVQYLASRMVTRAMGAQVRLQVDAGDYHVRQDSRLQELALSLAEKVKATGKVQTTRPLSAYQRRVIHLALQDDPDVQTRSSGEGALKHVVILRRKD from the coding sequence ATGAGCGAATCCAAAGAATTCCTGGGGAAGAGCCTGGACGCGGCCATCGCGGAGGCCTGCGCCTACTACGACGTTCCCCGGGAAAAGCTGGAAATAGAGATCATCGAAGACGCGAAAACGGGCATTTTCGGCATCGTGGGCGCGCGCAAGGCCAAAATCCGGGCGCGCCTCGCCACGCTGCCCGACTTCATGCAGAACCCCGCCGCCATGCCGCAGGACAAGCCTGAAAAGCAGGAAGGCCGCCGTCGCCGCAACGACCGCCGCCGGGAAAAGTCCGAAAATACCGAAGCCCAGCCGCAGAAGGAGGAAACCCGGGAAAACCGCCGGGAATCCCGCCATGAGGCGGAAAAGGACACCGCTCCTGCGGAAAAGGCTCTGCCCATCCCCCGCCCCTCGGCCGTGCCCGCGCTCAATCCCCAGCCTGCCGCGCCGAAGGAGGGAGCCGACAACAGGGAGGCCCGTTCCGAGGAAGCCGGAGAGGCTCCCCGTCAGCGCCAGCCCCGCCAGCCCCGGCAGAGCAAGAACGGCAGCCGCAAGGAGGCCGCGCCCAAAAACGAGGAAGGCGATTCTCTGGAAAGCACCCTGCCCCGCGTGCCGCTGGCGGAACTTGACCAGGAAAAGCTCACGGAAACCACGAGAACCATCATCAGCAGGCTGGTGGCCCCGGTGCTCGACATCGAACCCGAAGCCGTGGATCTCTCCCTGGAAATCGGCGAAGACCGCCTCCAGGTTTCCGTAAAAAGCGAAGACACGGGTCTTCTCATCGGCCGCGACGGGCAGAACCTCGCCGCCGTGCAGTACCTGGCCTCGCGCATGGTCACGCGCGCCATGGGCGCGCAGGTGAGGCTGCAGGTGGACGCGGGCGACTATCACGTCCGGCAGGATTCCCGCCTGCAGGAACTGGCCCTTTCCCTTGCGGAAAAGGTGAAGGCCACGGGCAAGGTGCAGACCACAAGGCCCCTCAGCGCCTACCAGCGAAGGGTGATACATCTGGCGCTGCAGGACGATCCCGACGTGCAGACCCGCAGTTCCGGCGAAGGCGCGCTCAAACATGTTGTCATCCTGCGCCGCAAGGATTAA